Proteins encoded in a region of the Benincasa hispida cultivar B227 chromosome 2, ASM972705v1, whole genome shotgun sequence genome:
- the LOC120071757 gene encoding uncharacterized protein LOC120071757 isoform X1 gives MYKYIVNLNSLSYALASHVLTEELFFLKTTRITSGSDHHFHIGMGFDQSVAEPLDHIDQTHVAWKITVHSLSDLSYISPVVFLYLLKECYIRGTLKATKKFRFLQQQVHLVLHNGPRPGPATFVIHCLYVLPIFGLYSEGFSHLITSALQRFLKVVTTLADLDKAKNLAAQLFMDIVGGFIEHDDRIVVKILQVYDVQLTNIEKVLFKSKARNRCSSDSAKDFVEQYVSELIGTQAYATAVDVLEHFSIHQSGQSLLYSMLQNNEFKAAEKWATFMGKPMLRLLVQELINRNKLKSAYGIIKKNDFQKEFPDVYQKCKESSLKNLAEKGCWDVAEAKTNSNRQFLEYLVYLALEAGYFEKVDELCNRYSLTGFLNIKEREGGYGQKSQNHYLNLNQLIVGDILWVDNADALRHATCHLEECKVVGIDCEWKPNYIKGKKPNKVSIMQIASEEMAFIFDLIKLYDDIPDILDNCLTRILQSSSILKLGYNFLCDVKQLSHSYESLQCFKHYEMLLDIQNVFDHSGGLSGLAKKVLGAGLNKTRRNSDWEQRPLTVNQLENAALDAVVLVHIFRHVRDQSQPSTTTEGQTRPEWKSFIVSHMDNTLKLKKKKDRSKKEPEVVTNL, from the exons atgtataAGTACATTGTAAATTTGAATTCGCTCTCTTACGCACTCGCATCGCACGTACTCacagaagaacttttcttcctcAAAACAACACGGATTACTTCTGGCTCG gaCCATCATTTTCACATTGGCATGGGATTCGATCAAAGTGTTGCTGAACCACTCGACCATATAGATCAAACTCATGTAGCATGGAAAATTACTGTGCACTCCCTATCTGATCTATCTTATATATCTCCTGTTGTATTCTTATACCTCCTAAAAGAATGTTATATTCGTG GCACATTGAAAGCAACTAAGAAGTTTCGATTTCTTCAGCAACAAGTTCATCTAGTACTTCATAATGGTCCCCGACCTGGACCAGCTACCTTTGTTATTCATTGCCTATATGTCTTGCCTATATTTGGATTATATAGTGAAGGATTCAGTCACTTGATTACATCAGCTCTCCAACGTTTTCTGAAAGTAGTGACAACCCTAGCAGACCTTGACAAGGCAAAGAACCTAGCTGCTCAGTTATTTATGGATATTGTTGGAGGATTCATTGAGCACGATGACAGGATAGTTGTGAAGATTTTACAGGTATATGATGTTCAATTGACCAACATCGAGAAAGTTCTGTTTAAATCTAAGGCAAGAAATAGGTGTTCCTCTGACTCAGCCAAAGACTTTGTTGAACAATATGTTTCCGAGTTAATAGGAACTCAGGCTTACGCGACAGCAGTTGATGTATTAGAGCATTTCTCTATTCACCAATCTGGGCAGTCTCTTCTCTATAGCATGTTGCAGAACAATGAATTTAAAGCAGCTGAGAAATGGGCCACATTCATGGGAAAGCCAATGTTACGTCTGCTTGTCCAGGAGTTGATAAATAGAAACAAGCTAAAAAGTGCATATggcattataaagaaaaatgattttcagAAGGAATTCCCCGATGTCTATCAGAAGTGTAAAGAGAG CTCCTTGAAGAATTTAGCCGAAAAAGGATGCTGGGATGTTGCTGAGGCAAAAACAAACAGCAATAGACAATTTCTTGAATATTTG GTCTACTTGGCATTGGAGGCTGGTTATTTTGAAAAGGTCGATGAACTTTGCAATAGGTACTCCCTTACAGGTTTTTTGAATATCAAAG AACGTGAGGGAGGTTATGGACAGAAGTCACAGAACCACTATCTGAATCTTAATCAACTAATTGTTGGGGACATATTGTGGGTTGATAATGCTGATGCTTTACGACATGCGACATGCCATCTCGAGGAGTGTAAAGTTGTTGGTATTGATTGTGAGTGGAAACCAAACTATATAAAGGGCAAGAAACCAAATAAG GTATCTATTATGCAAATTGCTTCCGAGGAAATGGCTTTCATCTTTGATTTGATCAAGTTATATGATGATATCCCCGACATTCTAGACAATTGCCTGACTCGCATCTTGCAGTCTTCTAGTATTTTGAAGCTCG GCTACAATTTTCTATGCGATGTAAAGCAACTATCCCATTCGTATGAATCATTGCAATGTTTCAAACACTATGAGATGTTACTGGACATTCAGAATGTATTTGATCATAGTGGAGGTCTATCTGGGCTTGCAAAG AAAGTATTGGGAGCTGGATTGAACAAGACAAGAAGAAATAGTGACTGGGAACAGCGGCCCTTAACGGTGAATCAG CTAGAAAATGCGGCTCTTGATGCTGTGGTGCTTGTCCATATCTTCCGACATGTCCGAGATCAATCACAGCCGTCTACGACAACGGAGGGGCAAACACGACCTGAGTGGAAATCCTTTATT GTCTCCCACATGGACAACACCTTGaaactaaagaagaagaaagacagGAGCAAAAAGGAACCAGAAGTTGTAACCAACTTGTAA
- the LOC120071757 gene encoding uncharacterized protein LOC120071757 isoform X2: MGFDQSVAEPLDHIDQTHVAWKITVHSLSDLSYISPVVFLYLLKECYIRGTLKATKKFRFLQQQVHLVLHNGPRPGPATFVIHCLYVLPIFGLYSEGFSHLITSALQRFLKVVTTLADLDKAKNLAAQLFMDIVGGFIEHDDRIVVKILQVYDVQLTNIEKVLFKSKARNRCSSDSAKDFVEQYVSELIGTQAYATAVDVLEHFSIHQSGQSLLYSMLQNNEFKAAEKWATFMGKPMLRLLVQELINRNKLKSAYGIIKKNDFQKEFPDVYQKCKESSLKNLAEKGCWDVAEAKTNSNRQFLEYLVYLALEAGYFEKVDELCNRYSLTGFLNIKEREGGYGQKSQNHYLNLNQLIVGDILWVDNADALRHATCHLEECKVVGIDCEWKPNYIKGKKPNKVSIMQIASEEMAFIFDLIKLYDDIPDILDNCLTRILQSSSILKLGYNFLCDVKQLSHSYESLQCFKHYEMLLDIQNVFDHSGGLSGLAKKVLGAGLNKTRRNSDWEQRPLTVNQLENAALDAVVLVHIFRHVRDQSQPSTTTEGQTRPEWKSFIVSHMDNTLKLKKKKDRSKKEPEVVTNL, from the exons ATGGGATTCGATCAAAGTGTTGCTGAACCACTCGACCATATAGATCAAACTCATGTAGCATGGAAAATTACTGTGCACTCCCTATCTGATCTATCTTATATATCTCCTGTTGTATTCTTATACCTCCTAAAAGAATGTTATATTCGTG GCACATTGAAAGCAACTAAGAAGTTTCGATTTCTTCAGCAACAAGTTCATCTAGTACTTCATAATGGTCCCCGACCTGGACCAGCTACCTTTGTTATTCATTGCCTATATGTCTTGCCTATATTTGGATTATATAGTGAAGGATTCAGTCACTTGATTACATCAGCTCTCCAACGTTTTCTGAAAGTAGTGACAACCCTAGCAGACCTTGACAAGGCAAAGAACCTAGCTGCTCAGTTATTTATGGATATTGTTGGAGGATTCATTGAGCACGATGACAGGATAGTTGTGAAGATTTTACAGGTATATGATGTTCAATTGACCAACATCGAGAAAGTTCTGTTTAAATCTAAGGCAAGAAATAGGTGTTCCTCTGACTCAGCCAAAGACTTTGTTGAACAATATGTTTCCGAGTTAATAGGAACTCAGGCTTACGCGACAGCAGTTGATGTATTAGAGCATTTCTCTATTCACCAATCTGGGCAGTCTCTTCTCTATAGCATGTTGCAGAACAATGAATTTAAAGCAGCTGAGAAATGGGCCACATTCATGGGAAAGCCAATGTTACGTCTGCTTGTCCAGGAGTTGATAAATAGAAACAAGCTAAAAAGTGCATATggcattataaagaaaaatgattttcagAAGGAATTCCCCGATGTCTATCAGAAGTGTAAAGAGAG CTCCTTGAAGAATTTAGCCGAAAAAGGATGCTGGGATGTTGCTGAGGCAAAAACAAACAGCAATAGACAATTTCTTGAATATTTG GTCTACTTGGCATTGGAGGCTGGTTATTTTGAAAAGGTCGATGAACTTTGCAATAGGTACTCCCTTACAGGTTTTTTGAATATCAAAG AACGTGAGGGAGGTTATGGACAGAAGTCACAGAACCACTATCTGAATCTTAATCAACTAATTGTTGGGGACATATTGTGGGTTGATAATGCTGATGCTTTACGACATGCGACATGCCATCTCGAGGAGTGTAAAGTTGTTGGTATTGATTGTGAGTGGAAACCAAACTATATAAAGGGCAAGAAACCAAATAAG GTATCTATTATGCAAATTGCTTCCGAGGAAATGGCTTTCATCTTTGATTTGATCAAGTTATATGATGATATCCCCGACATTCTAGACAATTGCCTGACTCGCATCTTGCAGTCTTCTAGTATTTTGAAGCTCG GCTACAATTTTCTATGCGATGTAAAGCAACTATCCCATTCGTATGAATCATTGCAATGTTTCAAACACTATGAGATGTTACTGGACATTCAGAATGTATTTGATCATAGTGGAGGTCTATCTGGGCTTGCAAAG AAAGTATTGGGAGCTGGATTGAACAAGACAAGAAGAAATAGTGACTGGGAACAGCGGCCCTTAACGGTGAATCAG CTAGAAAATGCGGCTCTTGATGCTGTGGTGCTTGTCCATATCTTCCGACATGTCCGAGATCAATCACAGCCGTCTACGACAACGGAGGGGCAAACACGACCTGAGTGGAAATCCTTTATT GTCTCCCACATGGACAACACCTTGaaactaaagaagaagaaagacagGAGCAAAAAGGAACCAGAAGTTGTAACCAACTTGTAA